Proteins from one Escherichia coli genomic window:
- the araD gene encoding L-ribulose-5-phosphate 4-epimerase: MLERLKADVLAANLALPAHHLVTFTWGNVSAVDETRQWMVIKPSGVEYDVMTADDMVVVEIASGKVVEGSKKPSSDTPTHLALYRRYAEIGGIVHTHSRHATIWSQAGLDLPAWGTTHADYFYGAIPCTRQMTAAEINGEYEYQTGEVIIETFEERGRSPAQIPAVLVHSHGPFAWGKNAADAVHNAVVLEECAYMGLFSRQLAPQLPAMQNELLDKHYLRKHGANAYYGQ, from the coding sequence ATGTTAGAGCGATTGAAAGCCGACGTGCTGGCGGCGAATCTGGCGCTTCCCGCTCACCATCTGGTGACGTTCACCTGGGGCAATGTCAGCGCGGTAGACGAAACGCGGCAATGGATGGTAATCAAACCTTCCGGCGTCGAGTACGACGTGATGACCGCCGACGATATGGTGGTGGTTGAGATAGCCAGCGGCAAGGTGGTGGAAGGTAGCAAAAAGCCCTCGTCCGATACGCCAACGCATCTGGCGCTTTACCGTCGCTATGCCGAAATCGGTGGCATTGTGCATACCCACTCGCGCCACGCCACCATCTGGTCACAGGCCGGGCTGGATCTCCCCGCCTGGGGCACTACGCACGCCGATTATTTCTATGGCGCAATCCCCTGCACGCGACAGATGACCGCAGCGGAGATTAACGGCGAATATGAATATCAGACCGGCGAAGTGATCATTGAAACTTTCGAAGAACGCGGCAGGAGTCCGGCACAAATCCCGGCGGTGCTGGTGCATTCTCACGGCCCGTTCGCCTGGGGTAAAAACGCCGCCGATGCGGTGCATAATGCCGTAGTGCTGGAAGAGTGCGCCTATATGGGCCTGTTCTCGCGCCAGCTTGCGCCGCAGCTCCCTGCGATGCAAAACGAACTGCTGGATAAGCACTACCTGCGTAAACATGGGGCCAATGCCTATTACGGGCAGTAA
- the sgbU gene encoding L-ribulose-5-phosphate 3-epimerase yields MRNHPLGIYEKALAKDLSWPERLVLAKSCGFDFVEMSVDETDERLSRLDWSAAQRTSLVAAMIETGVGIPSMCLSAHRRFPFGSRDDAVRQRAREIMSKAIRLARDLGIRTIQLAGYDVYYEAHDEGTQQRFAEGLAWAVEQAAAAQVMLAVEIMDTAFMNSISKWKKWDEILASPWFTVYPDVGNLSAWGNDVPAELKLGIDRIAAIHLKDTQPVTEQSPGQFRDVPFGEGCVDFVGIFKTLHELNYRGSFLIEMWTEKAKEPVLEIIQARRWIEARMQEAGFIC; encoded by the coding sequence GTGCGTAATCATCCGTTAGGGATTTATGAAAAAGCGCTGGCGAAAGATCTCTCCTGGCCGGAGCGGCTGGTGCTGGCGAAAAGCTGTGGCTTTGATTTTGTCGAAATGTCGGTGGATGAAACTGACGAGCGTCTGTCGCGCCTTGACTGGAGCGCCGCACAAAGGACTTCGCTGGTTGCCGCGATGATCGAAACGGGTGTTGGGATCCCGTCGATGTGCCTGTCCGCACATCGTCGTTTTCCTTTTGGTAGCCGTGACGACGCGGTACGCCAGCGAGCACGGGAGATCATGAGTAAAGCAATTCGTCTGGCGCGCGATCTCGGTATTCGCACCATTCAACTGGCGGGCTACGACGTCTATTACGAAGCCCATGACGAAGGCACGCAGCAACGTTTTGCCGAAGGGCTGGCGTGGGCGGTTGAACAGGCAGCCGCCGCGCAGGTGATGCTGGCGGTGGAGATTATGGATACCGCGTTTATGAACTCCATCAGCAAATGGAAAAAATGGGACGAGATACTCGCTTCGCCGTGGTTCACTGTTTACCCGGACGTCGGCAACCTCAGCGCCTGGGGCAATGATGTTCCCGCCGAACTGAAACTGGGCATTGACCGTATCGCCGCCATCCACCTGAAAGACACCCAGCCAGTCACCGAGCAAAGCCCCGGACAGTTCCGCGACGTGCCGTTTGGCGAAGGTTGCGTCGATTTCGTTGGCATCTTCAAAACGCTGCATGAACTGAACTATCGCGGATCATTTCTGATTGAGATGTGGACCGAAAAAGCCAAAGAGCCGGTGCTGGAGATTATTCAGGCGCGGCGCTGGATTGAAGCGCGTATGCAGGAGGCCGGATTTATATGTTAG
- the ulaD gene encoding 3-keto-L-gulonate-6-phosphate decarboxylase UlaD encodes MSRPLLQLALDHSSLEAAQRDVALLKDSVDIVEAGTILCLNEGLGAVKALREQCPDKIIVADWKVADAGETLAQQAFGAGANWMTIICAAPLATVEKGHAMAQRCGGEIQIELFGNWTLDDARDWHRIGVRQAIYHRGRDAQASGQQWGEADLARMKALSDIGLELSITGGITPADLPLFKDIRVKAFIAGRALAGAANPAQVAADFHAQIDAIWGGARA; translated from the coding sequence ATGAGCAGACCACTTCTGCAACTGGCCCTCGACCACTCATCACTTGAAGCCGCACAGCGCGACGTTGCGCTGTTAAAAGACAGCGTCGATATCGTCGAAGCGGGCACCATTCTCTGTTTAAACGAAGGGCTTGGCGCGGTGAAAGCCTTGCGCGAACAGTGCCCGGACAAAATCATCGTTGCTGACTGGAAGGTCGCCGATGCTGGTGAAACGCTCGCGCAACAGGCGTTTGGCGCAGGCGCTAACTGGATGACCATCATCTGCGCTGCGCCGCTCGCGACGGTAGAAAAAGGCCACGCAATGGCGCAACGCTGCGGTGGTGAAATCCAGATAGAGCTTTTTGGTAACTGGACGCTGGACGACGCCCGCGACTGGCATCGTATTGGCGTGCGGCAGGCGATTTATCATCGTGGTCGTGACGCGCAGGCCAGCGGGCAACAGTGGGGCGAAGCCGATCTGGCACGCATGAAGGCGCTTTCCGATATCGGCCTTGAGCTTTCCATTACCGGCGGGATTACGCCTGCTGACCTGCCGCTGTTTAAAGATATCCGCGTGAAAGCGTTTATTGCCGGGCGGGCGCTGGCAGGCGCAGCAAATCCGGCACAGGTAGCTGCCGACTTCCATGCGCAAATCGACGCTATCTGGGGAGGCGCACGTGCGTAA
- the lyxK gene encoding L-xylulokinase, translating into MTQYWLGLDCGGSWLKAGLYDREGREAGVQRLPLCALSPQPGWAERDMEELWQCCMAVIRALLTHSSVSGEQIVGIGSSAQGKGLFLLDKNDKPLGNAILSSDRRAMEIVRRWQEDGIPEKLYPLTRQTLWTGHPVSLLRWLKEHEPERYAQIGCVMMTHDYLRWCLTGVKGCEESNISESNLYNMSRGEYDPCLTDWLGISEINHALPPVVGSAEICGEITAQTAALTGLKAGTPVVGGLFDVVSTALCAGIEDEFTLNAVMGTWAVTSGITRGLGDGEAHPYVYGRYVNDGEFIVHEASPTSSGNLEWFTAQWGEISFAEINQAVASLPKAGGDLFFLPFLYGSNAGLEMTSGFYGMQAIHTRAHLLQAIYEGVVFSHMTHLNRMRERFTDVHTLRVTGGPAHSDVWMQMLADVSGLRIELPQVEETGCFGAALAARVGTGVYRDFSEALRDQQHPVRTLLPDMTAHQLYQQKYQRYQHLIAALQGFHARVKENTL; encoded by the coding sequence ATGACGCAATACTGGCTGGGGTTAGATTGTGGCGGAAGCTGGCTAAAAGCCGGACTGTATGACCGCGAAGGCCGGGAGGCAGGCGTGCAGCGCCTGCCGCTGTGCGCATTAAGCCCGCAGCCAGGCTGGGCAGAGCGCGATATGGAAGAACTGTGGCAATGCTGCATGGCTGTCATTCGCGCCCTGCTTACCCATTCCAGCGTTAGCGGGGAGCAAATTGTCGGCATCGGTAGCTCCGCACAGGGAAAGGGCTTGTTTTTGCTGGATAAAAACGACAAGCCGCTCGGGAATGCTATTTTGTCCTCGGACCGCCGGGCGATGGAAATCGTTCGTCGCTGGCAGGAAGATGGCATCCCGGAAAAACTCTACCCGCTGACCCGACAAACCTTGTGGACCGGGCATCCGGTGTCGCTGTTACGCTGGCTGAAAGAGCACGAACCAGAACGCTACGCGCAAATTGGCTGCGTGATGATGACGCACGACTACCTGCGCTGGTGTTTAACCGGTGTCAAAGGCTGCGAAGAGAGCAATATTTCCGAATCCAATCTCTACAACATGAGTCGCGGGGAATATGACCCGTGCCTCACCGACTGGCTGGGGATCAGTGAAATCAATCACGCCCTGCCGCCTGTTGTTGGATCTGCCGAAATCTGCGGGGAAATCACCGCTCAGACAGCCGCACTGACCGGTCTGAAAGCGGGTACGCCCGTTGTCGGCGGCCTGTTTGATGTGGTTTCTACCGCACTCTGCGCCGGAATCGAAGACGAATTTACCCTCAATGCGGTGATGGGGACCTGGGCGGTGACCAGCGGCATAACCCGCGGTTTAGGTGACGGTGAAGCGCATCCGTATGTCTATGGCCGCTACGTTAACGACGGTGAATTTATCGTTCACGAAGCCAGCCCTACCTCTTCCGGCAATCTCGAATGGTTTACCGCGCAGTGGGGAGAAATCTCGTTTGCAGAGATCAACCAGGCTGTTGCCAGCTTACCGAAAGCCGGTGGCGATCTCTTTTTCCTGCCGTTCCTGTACGGCAGCAACGCCGGACTCGAGATGACCAGCGGTTTCTACGGGATGCAGGCCATTCACACCCGCGCACACCTGTTGCAGGCCATTTATGAAGGCGTGGTGTTCAGCCATATGACCCATCTCAACCGGATGCGCGAACGTTTTACTGATGTGCACACCCTGCGCGTCACTGGCGGCCCGGCGCATTCCGATGTCTGGATGCAAATGCTGGCGGACGTCAGCGGGCTGCGTATCGAACTGCCGCAGGTGGAAGAAACCGGCTGTTTTGGCGCGGCGCTTGCAGCCCGCGTCGGCACCGGTGTTTATCGCGATTTCAGCGAAGCCCTGCGCGATCAACAGCATCCGGTGCGCACCCTGTTACCGGATATGACCGCCCATCAGCTTTACCAACAAAAATACCAACGCTATCAGCACCTCATTGCCGCACTACAGGGCTTTCATGCCCGCGTTAAGGAGAACACATTATGA
- the yiaO gene encoding 2,3-diketo-L-gulonate TRAP transporter substrate-binding protein YiaO: MKLRSVTYALFIAGLAAFSTSSLATQSLRFGYETSQTDSQHIAAKKFNDLLQERTKGELKLKLFPDSTLGNAQAMISGVRGGTIDMEMSGSNNFAGLSPVMNLLDVPFLFRDTAHAHKTLDGKVGDELKASLEGKGLKVLAYWENGWRDVTNSRQPVKTPADLKGLKIRTNNSPMNIAAFKVFGANPIPMPFAEVYTGLETRTIDAQEHPINVVWSAKFYEVQKYLSLTHHAYSPLLVVINKAKFDGLSPEFQQALISSAQEAGNYQRKLVAENQQKIIDGMKDAGVEVITELDRKAFSDVLGTQVRDMFVKDVPQGAELLKAVDEVQ; encoded by the coding sequence ATGAAATTACGTTCTGTAACCTACGCATTATTCATTGCTGGCCTGGCTGCATTCAGTACATCTTCACTGGCGACACAATCATTACGTTTCGGTTATGAAACATCGCAAACCGACTCTCAACATATTGCGGCGAAAAAATTTAATGATTTATTGCAGGAGAGAACCAAAGGCGAGCTGAAATTAAAACTGTTCCCGGACAGTACTCTCGGTAACGCACAAGCGATGATCAGTGGCGTGCGTGGCGGCACTATTGATATGGAGATGTCTGGCTCGAATAACTTTGCCGGATTATCACCTGTGATGAACCTGCTTGATGTTCCTTTCCTGTTCCGCGATACCGCCCACGCGCATAAAACACTCGACGGCAAAGTCGGCGATGAACTGAAGGCCTCCCTTGAAGGTAAGGGACTGAAAGTACTGGCCTACTGGGAAAACGGCTGGCGCGATGTCACCAACTCACGCCAGCCAGTTAAAACACCTGCCGACCTGAAAGGGCTGAAAATACGCACCAACAATAGCCCGATGAATATCGCCGCATTCAAAGTCTTTGGCGCTAACCCTATCCCGATGCCGTTTGCCGAAGTCTATACCGGGCTGGAAACGCGCACTATCGACGCTCAGGAACACCCGATCAACGTCGTCTGGTCAGCCAAATTTTATGAAGTGCAGAAGTACCTTTCTCTGACGCACCATGCCTATTCCCCGCTTTTGGTGGTGATCAACAAAGCGAAGTTTGATGGCTTAAGCCCGGAGTTCCAGCAAGCGCTAATTTCATCTGCGCAAGAAGCGGGTAATTACCAGCGTAAATTGGTCGCCGAAAATCAGCAAAAAATCATCGACGGCATGAAAGACGCTGGCGTGGAAGTCATCACCGAACTTGATCGCAAAGCCTTTAGCGACGTACTGGGTACTCAGGTCCGCGACATGTTTGTAAAAGATGTTCCGCAGGGCGCTGAACTGCTGAAAGCCGTGGATGAGGTGCAATAA
- the yiaN gene encoding 2,3-diketo-L-gulonate TRAP transporter large permease YiaN → MAVLIFLGCLLGGIAIGLPIAWSLLLCGAALMFWLDMFDVQIMAQTLVNGADSFSLLAIPFFVLAGEIMNAGGLSKRIVDLPMKLVGHKPGGLGYVGVLAAMIMASLSGSAVADTAAVAALLVPMMRSANYPVNRAAGLIASGGIIAPIIPPSIPFIIFGVSSGLSISKLFMAGIAPGIMMGATLMLTWWWQASRLNLPRQQKATKREIWQSFVSGIWALFLPVIIIGGFRSGLFTPTEAGAVAAFYALFVATVIYREMTFATLWHVLIGAAKTTSVVMFLVASAQVSAWLITIAELPMMVSDLLQPLVDSPRLLFIVIMVAILIVGMVMDLTPTVLILTPVLMPLVKEAGIDPIYFGVMFIINCSIGLITPPIGNVLNVISGVAKLKFDDAVRGVFPYVLVLYSLLALFVFIPDLIILPLKWIN, encoded by the coding sequence TTGGCTGTGCTGATTTTTCTGGGCTGCCTGTTGGGTGGCATTGCCATCGGTTTGCCTATTGCCTGGTCGCTACTGTTGTGCGGGGCGGCGCTTATGTTCTGGCTGGATATGTTTGATGTCCAGATCATGGCGCAAACGCTGGTAAACGGTGCTGACAGCTTCTCCCTGCTGGCGATTCCGTTCTTTGTACTGGCGGGTGAAATCATGAATGCGGGCGGCTTATCAAAACGCATTGTTGACCTGCCGATGAAACTGGTCGGGCATAAACCAGGCGGGTTGGGCTACGTGGGCGTGCTGGCGGCAATGATTATGGCGAGCCTTTCCGGTTCTGCTGTTGCTGATACCGCCGCCGTTGCCGCGCTACTGGTGCCGATGATGCGCAGCGCTAACTACCCGGTCAACCGGGCTGCGGGGCTGATTGCCTCTGGCGGCATTATCGCGCCAATTATTCCCCCTTCCATTCCGTTTATTATCTTCGGTGTTTCCAGCGGATTATCCATCAGTAAGTTGTTTATGGCGGGTATTGCCCCAGGCATTATGATGGGCGCAACGCTGATGCTCACCTGGTGGTGGCAGGCCAGTCGTCTTAATTTACCCCGTCAGCAAAAAGCAACGAAACGAGAAATCTGGCAATCTTTTGTTTCCGGTATCTGGGCGCTATTTCTTCCGGTCATTATTATTGGCGGCTTTCGCTCCGGTCTATTTACCCCTACCGAAGCCGGGGCCGTTGCTGCTTTCTATGCGTTGTTTGTCGCCACAGTTATTTACCGTGAAATGACCTTCGCTACACTTTGGCATGTACTCATTGGCGCGGCGAAAACGACCTCAGTGGTGATGTTTCTGGTGGCCTCGGCACAAGTTTCTGCCTGGCTGATTACCATTGCTGAATTGCCTATGATGGTTTCTGATTTACTGCAACCGTTGGTCGATTCACCGCGTCTGCTGTTTATCGTCATTATGGTGGCTATCCTGATTGTCGGCATGGTAATGGATTTAACGCCGACGGTGTTAATTCTTACCCCGGTATTAATGCCTTTAGTTAAAGAGGCAGGAATCGATCCGATTTACTTCGGAGTCATGTTTATCATCAACTGCTCAATCGGCTTAATTACACCGCCTATCGGTAATGTGCTTAACGTTATTTCAGGGGTGGCTAAACTCAAATTCGATGATGCAGTCAGAGGCGTTTTCCCTTACGTCCTGGTTTTATATTCCTTATTAGCCTTATTTGTTTTTATTCCCGATCTCATCATCCTCCCGTTGAAATGGATTAATTAA
- the yiaM gene encoding 2,3-diketo-L-gulonate TRAP transporter small permease YiaM, translated as MKKILEAILAINLAVLSCIVFINIILRYGFQTSILSVDELSRYLFVWLTFIGAIVAFMDNAHVQVTFLVEKLSPAWQRRVALVTHSLILFICGALAWGATLKTIQDWSDYSPILGLPIGLMYAACLPTSLVIAFFELRLLYQLITRSNSLTPPPQGA; from the coding sequence ATGAAAAAAATACTTGAAGCAATACTGGCGATTAATCTCGCCGTACTTTCCTGTATTGTGTTTATAAACATTATTTTAAGATATGGTTTTCAGACAAGTATTTTATCTGTAGATGAATTGTCGCGTTATTTATTTGTCTGGTTAACCTTTATTGGCGCGATTGTGGCTTTTATGGATAACGCCCACGTTCAGGTTACCTTTCTGGTGGAGAAACTCTCCCCCGCGTGGCAGCGACGAGTCGCTCTGGTTACCCACTCCTTAATCTTATTTATTTGTGGCGCACTGGCCTGGGGCGCAACGCTAAAAACAATTCAGGACTGGAGCGATTATTCACCGATCCTCGGCTTGCCCATCGGCCTGATGTATGCCGCTTGTCTGCCCACCAGCCTCGTTATCGCATTCTTTGAGCTGCGCCTTTTATATCAACTCATCACGCGTAGCAATTCTCTAACGCCGCCACCGCAAGGAGCTTAA
- the yiaL gene encoding YhcH/YjgK/YiaL family protein, whose amino-acid sequence MIFGHIAQPNPCRLPAAIEKALDFLRATDFNALEPGVVEIDGKNIYAQIIDLTTRQAEENRPEVHRRYIDIQFLAWGKEKIGIAIDTGNNKVSESLLEQRDIIFYHDSEHESFIEMIPGSYAIFFPQDVHRPGCILQTASEIRKVVVKVALTALN is encoded by the coding sequence ATGATTTTTGGACATATCGCGCAGCCTAACCCGTGCCGTTTGCCCGCTGCTATTGAAAAGGCGCTCGATTTTCTGCGCGCTACCGATTTCAACGCCCTGGAGCCGGGCGTTGTCGAAATCGACGGCAAAAATATTTATGCGCAAATTATCGATTTAACGACACGTCAGGCGGAGGAAAATCGCCCGGAAGTACATCGTCGCTATATTGATATTCAATTTCTGGCGTGGGGCAAAGAGAAAATCGGCATTGCTATTGATACAGGAAATAATAAAGTCAGCGAATCACTATTAGAGCAGCGCGATATTATTTTTTATCACGATAGTGAACATGAATCATTTATAGAAATGATACCGGGCAGTTACGCTATTTTCTTTCCTCAGGATGTTCATCGACCAGGTTGTATTCTGCAAACAGCCTCTGAGATACGAAAAGTTGTGGTTAAAGTCGCATTAACGGCGCTAAATTAA
- the yiaK gene encoding 3-dehydro-L-gulonate 2-dehydrogenase, with protein sequence MKVTFEQLKAAFNRVLISRGVDSETADACAEMFARTTESGVYSHGVNRFPRFIQQLDNGDIIPDAQAKRITSLGAIEQWDAQRSIGNLTAKKMMDRAIELAADHGIGLVALRNANHWMRGGSYGWQAAEKGYIGICWTNSIAVMPPWGAKECRIGTNPLIVAIPSTPITMVDMSMSMFSYGMLEVNRLAGRQLPVDGGFDDEGNLTKEPGIIEKNRRILPMGYWKGSGMSIVLDMIATLLSDGASVAEVTQDNSDEYGVSQIFIAIEVDKLIDGPTRDAKLQRIMDYVTTAERADENQAIRLPGHEFTTLLADNRRNGITVDDSVWAKIQAL encoded by the coding sequence ATGAAAGTCACATTTGAGCAGTTAAAAGCAGCCTTTAATCGGGTCTTAATTTCACGCGGTGTTGACAGCGAAACGGCTGATGCCTGTGCAGAGATGTTCGCCCGCACCACCGAATCCGGTGTTTATTCTCACGGTGTTAACCGCTTCCCACGCTTCATCCAACAATTGGATAATGGCGATATCATTCCTGACGCCCAAGCCAAACGTATAACCAGCCTCGGCGCAATTGAACAGTGGGACGCCCAGCGTTCGATCGGTAACCTGACAGCGAAAAAGATGATGGATCGCGCCATTGAACTGGCTGCCGATCACGGTATTGGTCTGGTGGCGTTGCGTAATGCCAACCACTGGATGCGCGGCGGCAGCTACGGCTGGCAGGCGGCGGAAAAAGGCTATATTGGCATTTGCTGGACCAACTCCATCGCCGTAATGCCGCCGTGGGGCGCAAAAGAGTGTCGCATCGGCACTAACCCGCTGATCGTCGCCATTCCTTCTACCCCAATCACCATGGTCGATATGTCGATGTCGATGTTTTCCTACGGCATGTTAGAAGTTAACCGCCTTGCAGGTCGTCAGCTCCCGGTCGATGGTGGCTTTGATGATGAGGGCAATTTGACCAAAGAACCTGGCATTATCGAGAAAAATCGCCGCATTTTGCCGATGGGTTACTGGAAAGGTTCTGGTATGTCGATCGTGCTGGATATGATCGCTACTCTTCTTTCTGACGGCGCGTCAGTTGCTGAAGTCACCCAGGATAACAGCGACGAATATGGCGTTTCGCAAATCTTTATCGCCATTGAAGTGGACAAGCTTATCGACGGCCCCACCCGCGATGCCAAGCTGCAACGCATCATGGATTATGTTACTACCGCTGAACGCGCCGATGAAAACCAGGCCATTCGCTTACCCGGCCACGAATTTACCACCCTGCTGGCAGACAACCGCCGAAACGGTATTACCGTTGATGACAGCGTATGGGCAAAAATCCAGGCGTTATAA
- the yiaJ gene encoding IclR family transcriptional regulator YiaJ, with translation MGKEVMGKKENEMAQEKERPAGSQSLFRGLMLIEILSNYPNGCPLAHLSELAGLNKSTVHRLLQGLQSCGYVTTAPAAGSYRLTTKFIAVGQKALSSLNIIHIAAPHLEALNIDTGETINFSSREDDHAILIYKLEPTTGMLRTRAYIGQHMPLYCSAMGKIYMAFGHPDYVKSYWESHQHEIQPLTRNTITELPAMFDELAHIRESGAAMDREENELGVSCIAVPVFDIHGRVPYAVSISLSTSRLKQVGEKNLLKPLRETAQAISNELGFTVRDDQGAIT, from the coding sequence ATGGGGAAAGAAGTGATGGGAAAAAAAGAGAACGAGATGGCGCAGGAAAAAGAGCGTCCAGCCGGAAGCCAGAGTCTGTTTCGCGGGTTGATGCTGATTGAGATTTTGAGCAACTATCCAAACGGTTGTCCGTTGGCGCATCTTTCGGAGCTGGCTGGTTTAAATAAGAGTACCGTCCATCGCTTATTGCAGGGATTACAATCCTGCGGCTATGTGACCACCGCGCCCGCCGCAGGGAGTTACCGCCTGACTACCAAATTTATTGCCGTCGGGCAGAAGGCGCTGTCTTCGCTGAATATCATTCATATCGCCGCTCCGCATCTTGAGGCACTGAACATCGACACTGGTGAAACCATTAACTTCTCCAGCCGCGAAGACGATCACGCTATTTTGATTTATAAGCTGGAACCCACGACCGGGATGCTGCGAACCCGAGCTTATATAGGCCAGCATATGCCGCTCTACTGTTCCGCAATGGGCAAGATCTACATGGCGTTTGGTCACCCGGACTACGTGAAGTCATACTGGGAAAGCCATCAGCATGAGATCCAGCCGTTAACCCGCAATACCATTACCGAGCTGCCCGCGATGTTCGACGAACTGGCGCACATTCGTGAAAGCGGAGCGGCGATGGACAGAGAAGAAAACGAACTCGGCGTCTCCTGTATTGCTGTTCCGGTGTTTGATATTCATGGGCGGGTGCCGTACGCCGTGTCGATTTCGCTTTCGACATCACGTCTGAAACAGGTGGGGGAGAAAAATCTCCTGAAACCACTGCGTGAAACCGCGCAGGCTATTTCTAATGAACTGGGATTTACTGTCAGGGACGACCAGGGCGCGATCACATAA
- the ysaA gene encoding 4Fe-4S binding protein, with translation MNRFIIADATKCIGCRTCEVACAVSHQENQDCAALSPGEFISRIRVIKDHTYTTAVACHQCEDAPCANVCPVDAISREHGHIFVEQSRCIGCKSCMLACPFGAMEVVSSRTKARAIKCDLCWHRATGPACVEACPTQALQCMDVEKVQRHRLRQQSV, from the coding sequence ATGAACCGGTTTATTATTGCGGATGCGACGAAATGTATCGGTTGCCGTACCTGTGAAGTGGCTTGCGCAGTGTCGCATCAGGAGAATCAGGATTGCGCTGCGTTGTCACCCGGTGAGTTTATTTCGCGTATTCGTGTCATTAAAGATCATACTTACACCACGGCAGTAGCCTGTCATCAGTGTGAAGATGCACCGTGCGCAAATGTGTGCCCTGTTGACGCGATAAGTCGCGAACATGGGCATATTTTCGTTGAACAATCACGTTGTATTGGCTGTAAAAGCTGTATGCTGGCTTGCCCGTTTGGTGCGATGGAGGTCGTTTCTTCACGCACAAAGGCGAGGGCGATTAAGTGCGATCTGTGCTGGCATCGGGCGACGGGACCGGCTTGTGTTGAAGCTTGCCCAACACAAGCGTTGCAATGCATGGATGTCGAGAAAGTGCAGCGGCATCGGCTACGGCAGCAGTCTGTTTGA
- the avtA gene encoding valine--pyruvate transaminase gives MTFSLFGDKFTRHSGITLLMEDLNDGLRTPGAIMLGGGNPAQIPEMQDYFQTLLTDMLESGKATDALCNYDGPQGKTELLTLLAGMLREKLGWDIEPQNIALTNGSQSAFFYLFNLFAGRRADGRVKKVLFPLAPEYIGYADAGLEEDLFVSARPNIELLPGGQFKYHVDFEHLHIGEETGMICVSRPTNPTGNVITDEELLKLDALANQHGIPLVIDNAYGVPFPGIIFSEARPLWNPNIVLCMSLSKLGLPGSRCGIIIANEKIITAITNMNGIISLAPGGIGPAIMCEMIKRNDLLRLSETVIKPFYYQRVQETIAIIRRYLPEDRCLIHKPEGAIFLWLWFKDLPITTEQLYQRLKARGVLMVPGHNFFPGLDKPWPHTHQCMRMNYVPEPDKIEAGVKILAEEIERAWAESH, from the coding sequence ATGACATTCTCCCTTTTTGGTGACAAATTTACCCGCCACTCCGGCATTACGCTGCTGATGGAAGATCTGAACGACGGTTTACGCACGCCTGGCGCGATTATGCTCGGCGGCGGTAATCCAGCGCAGATCCCGGAAATGCAGGACTACTTCCAGACGCTACTGACCGACATGCTGGAAAGTGGCAAAGCGACTGATGCACTGTGCAATTACGACGGTCCACAGGGGAAAACGGAGCTACTCACACTGCTTGCCGGAATGCTACGCGAGAAGTTGGGTTGGGATATCGAACCACAGAATATTGCACTAACAAACGGCAGCCAGAGCGCGTTTTTCTACTTATTTAATCTGTTCGCCGGACGCCGTGCCGATGGTCGGGTTAAAAAAGTGCTGTTCCCGCTGGCACCGGAATACATTGGCTACGCTGACGCCGGACTGGAAGAAGATCTGTTTGTCTCTGCGCGTCCAAATATTGAACTGCTGCCAGGTGGCCAATTTAAATACCACGTCGATTTTGAGCATCTGCACATTGGCGAAGAGACCGGGATGATTTGCGTCTCCCGACCGACGAATCCAACAGGCAATGTGATTACTGACGAAGAATTATTGAAACTGGACGCACTGGCGAATCAGCACGGTATTCCGCTGGTGATTGATAACGCTTATGGCGTCCCGTTCCCGGGTATCATCTTCAGCGAAGCGCGCCCGCTGTGGAATCCGAATATTGTACTGTGCATGAGTCTTTCCAAGCTGGGACTACCGGGTTCGCGCTGCGGCATTATCATCGCCAATGAAAAAATCATCACCGCCATCACCAACATGAACGGCATTATCAGCCTGGCGCCTGGCGGTATTGGTCCGGCGATAATGTGTGAAATGATTAAACGTAACGATCTGCTGCGCCTGTCTGAAACAGTCATCAAACCGTTTTACTACCAGCGTGTTCAGGAAACTATCGCTATCATTCGCCGCTATTTACCGGAAGATCGCTGCCTGATTCATAAACCGGAAGGAGCCATTTTCCTCTGGCTATGGTTTAAGGATTTGCCAATTACGACCGAGCAGCTCTACCAGCGCCTGAAAGCACGGGGCGTGCTGATGGTGCCGGGGCACAACTTCTTCCCAGGGCTGGATAAACCGTGGCCACATACACATCAATGTATGCGTATGAACTACGTGCCGGAGCCGGATAAAATTGAAGCGGGGGTGAAGATTCTGGCGGAAGAGATTGAACGCGCCTGGGCTGAAAGTCATTAA